One genomic region from Mauremys reevesii isolate NIE-2019 linkage group 7, ASM1616193v1, whole genome shotgun sequence encodes:
- the CPN1 gene encoding carboxypeptidase N catalytic chain isoform X3, whose protein sequence is MSQLLWPLVRFLLLIEVAASVNFFHHRYEQLVQALFNVHNECPDITRIYTIGRSIQGRHLYVLEFSDNPGIHEPLEPEFKYVGNMHGNEVLGRELLLQLSEFLCEEYRRRNERITRLIWDTRIHILPSMNPDGYEVAANQDPDTIGYLTGRNNANGIDLNRNFPDLNTFMYYNEKNGGPNHHIPLPANWKSQVEPETLAVIHWMSRYNFVLSANLHGGALVANYPYDKAQEQRSRGYQRKSNTPSPTPDDKLFRKLAKAYSYAHHSMHQSPTCGEQFADGITNGASWYSLSKGMQDFNYLYTNCFEITLELSCDKFPPQKDLEKEWLANREALITYLEEVHQGIKGLVSDENNNGIAGAVISVNGIGHDVTSAWAADVLFQKEQGATDKTLPDPLPWCWPAAAESRIHPQVPC, encoded by the exons ATGTCTCAATTGCTCTGGCCTCTTGTGAGATTCCTGCTTCTGATCGAAGTGGCAGCCTCTGTGAACTTTTTCCACCACCGCTATGAGCAGCTGGTGCAGGCCCTGTTCAATGTGCACAACGAGTGTCCTGATATCACCAGGATTTACACTATTGGCCGCAGCATCCAGGGGAGACATCTCTACGTCCTGGAATTCAGTGACAACCCTGGAATCCACGAACCCT TGGAGCCAGAGTTCAAGTATGTTGGGAACATGCATGGGAACGAGGttctgggcagggagctgctgctccagctctctGAATTCCTGTGTGAGGAGTATCGCCGGCGGAATGAACGGATCACACGGCTCATCTGGGACACACGCATCCACATCCTGCCCTCCATGAACCCAGATGGATATGAAGTGGCTGCCAACCAG GACCCGGACACCATTGGGTACCTGACAGGCAGGAACAACGCCAACGGAATTGACTTGAACCGTAACTTCCCTGATCTCAACACTTTCATGTACTACAATGAAAAAAACGGTGGCCCCAATCACCACATCCCTCTGCCAGCCAACTGGAAAAGCCAG GTGGAGCCAGAAACACTGGCTGTCATTCACTGGATGAGCCGCTACAACTTTGTCCTCTCAGCCAATCTCCACGGTGGAGCTCTAGTGGCGAATTACCCCTACGACAAAGCCCAGGAACAGCGAAGCCGGGGCTATCAGCGCAAAAGCAACACCCCGTCCCCCACTCCTGATGACAAGCTGTTCCGGAAG CTGGCCAAAGCCTATTCCTACGCCCATCACTCGATGCACCAGAGCCCAACCTGCGGAGAACAGTTTGCAGATGGCATCACCAATGGGGCCTCCTGGTATTCTCTCAGCAAGG GCATGCAGGACTTTAATTATCTTTACACCAACTGCTTCGAGATCACTCTGGAGCTGAGCTGCGATAAATTTCCTCCTCAAAAGGACCTGGAGAAGGAGTGGCTCGCGAATCGTGAGGCGCTCATCACCTACTTAGAGGAG GTTCATCAGGGTATCAAAGGGCTGGTGTCCGATGAGAACAACAATGGGATTGCAGGTGCTGTGATTTCTGTCAATGGGATCGGCCATGATGTCACTTCCG CTTGGGCGGCAGATGTATTATTTCAAAAAGAACAAGGGGCCACAGACAAGACTCTGCCTGATCCACTCCCTTGGTGCTGGCCAGCTGCAGCAGAGAGTAGAATCCACCCACAAGTGCCCTGCTGA
- the CPN1 gene encoding carboxypeptidase N catalytic chain isoform X6: MSQLLWPLVRFLLLIEVAASVNFFHHRYEQLVQALFNVHNECPDITRIYTIGRSIQGRHLYVLEFSDNPGIHEPLEPEFKYVGNMHGNEVLGRELLLQLSEFLCEEYRRRNERITRLIWDTRIHILPSMNPDGYEVAANQDPDTIGYLTGRNNANGIDLNRNFPDLNTFMYYNEKNGGPNHHIPLPANWKSQVEPETLAVIHWMSRYNFVLSANLHGGALVANYPYDKAQEQRSRGYQRKSNTPSPTPDDKLFRKLAKAYSYAHHSMHQSPTCGEQFADGITNGASWYSLSKGMQDFNYLYTNCFEITLELSCDKFPPQKDLEKEWLANREALITYLEEVTREIISGCCCLALTPSLPQQMGIDHRR, translated from the exons ATGTCTCAATTGCTCTGGCCTCTTGTGAGATTCCTGCTTCTGATCGAAGTGGCAGCCTCTGTGAACTTTTTCCACCACCGCTATGAGCAGCTGGTGCAGGCCCTGTTCAATGTGCACAACGAGTGTCCTGATATCACCAGGATTTACACTATTGGCCGCAGCATCCAGGGGAGACATCTCTACGTCCTGGAATTCAGTGACAACCCTGGAATCCACGAACCCT TGGAGCCAGAGTTCAAGTATGTTGGGAACATGCATGGGAACGAGGttctgggcagggagctgctgctccagctctctGAATTCCTGTGTGAGGAGTATCGCCGGCGGAATGAACGGATCACACGGCTCATCTGGGACACACGCATCCACATCCTGCCCTCCATGAACCCAGATGGATATGAAGTGGCTGCCAACCAG GACCCGGACACCATTGGGTACCTGACAGGCAGGAACAACGCCAACGGAATTGACTTGAACCGTAACTTCCCTGATCTCAACACTTTCATGTACTACAATGAAAAAAACGGTGGCCCCAATCACCACATCCCTCTGCCAGCCAACTGGAAAAGCCAG GTGGAGCCAGAAACACTGGCTGTCATTCACTGGATGAGCCGCTACAACTTTGTCCTCTCAGCCAATCTCCACGGTGGAGCTCTAGTGGCGAATTACCCCTACGACAAAGCCCAGGAACAGCGAAGCCGGGGCTATCAGCGCAAAAGCAACACCCCGTCCCCCACTCCTGATGACAAGCTGTTCCGGAAG CTGGCCAAAGCCTATTCCTACGCCCATCACTCGATGCACCAGAGCCCAACCTGCGGAGAACAGTTTGCAGATGGCATCACCAATGGGGCCTCCTGGTATTCTCTCAGCAAGG GCATGCAGGACTTTAATTATCTTTACACCAACTGCTTCGAGATCACTCTGGAGCTGAGCTGCGATAAATTTCCTCCTCAAAAGGACCTGGAGAAGGAGTGGCTCGCGAATCGTGAGGCGCTCATCACCTACTTAGAGGAG GTGACCAGGGAGATTATTTCCGGTTGCTGCTGCCTGGCACTTACACCATCACTGCCTCAGCAGATGGGTATCGACCACAGACGGTGA
- the CPN1 gene encoding carboxypeptidase N catalytic chain isoform X2, whose product MSQLLWPLVRFLLLIEVAASVNFFHHRYEQLVQALFNVHNECPDITRIYTIGRSIQGRHLYVLEFSDNPGIHEPLEPEFKYVGNMHGNEVLGRELLLQLSEFLCEEYRRRNERITRLIWDTRIHILPSMNPDGYEVAANQDPDTIGYLTGRNNANGIDLNRNFPDLNTFMYYNEKNGGPNHHIPLPANWKSQVEPETLAVIHWMSRYNFVLSANLHGGALVANYPYDKAQEQRSRGYQRKSNTPSPTPDDKLFRKLAKAYSYAHHSMHQSPTCGEQFADGITNGASWYSLSKGMQDFNYLYTNCFEITLELSCDKFPPQKDLEKEWLANREALITYLEEVHQGIKGLVSDENNNGIAGAVISVNGIGHDVTSGDQGDYFRLLLPGTYTITASADGYRPQTVTVTVGPAGPSLVHFQLKQDTIKGPMEKKAPATSLSSKALQKKVVPRAARKKTQR is encoded by the exons ATGTCTCAATTGCTCTGGCCTCTTGTGAGATTCCTGCTTCTGATCGAAGTGGCAGCCTCTGTGAACTTTTTCCACCACCGCTATGAGCAGCTGGTGCAGGCCCTGTTCAATGTGCACAACGAGTGTCCTGATATCACCAGGATTTACACTATTGGCCGCAGCATCCAGGGGAGACATCTCTACGTCCTGGAATTCAGTGACAACCCTGGAATCCACGAACCCT TGGAGCCAGAGTTCAAGTATGTTGGGAACATGCATGGGAACGAGGttctgggcagggagctgctgctccagctctctGAATTCCTGTGTGAGGAGTATCGCCGGCGGAATGAACGGATCACACGGCTCATCTGGGACACACGCATCCACATCCTGCCCTCCATGAACCCAGATGGATATGAAGTGGCTGCCAACCAG GACCCGGACACCATTGGGTACCTGACAGGCAGGAACAACGCCAACGGAATTGACTTGAACCGTAACTTCCCTGATCTCAACACTTTCATGTACTACAATGAAAAAAACGGTGGCCCCAATCACCACATCCCTCTGCCAGCCAACTGGAAAAGCCAG GTGGAGCCAGAAACACTGGCTGTCATTCACTGGATGAGCCGCTACAACTTTGTCCTCTCAGCCAATCTCCACGGTGGAGCTCTAGTGGCGAATTACCCCTACGACAAAGCCCAGGAACAGCGAAGCCGGGGCTATCAGCGCAAAAGCAACACCCCGTCCCCCACTCCTGATGACAAGCTGTTCCGGAAG CTGGCCAAAGCCTATTCCTACGCCCATCACTCGATGCACCAGAGCCCAACCTGCGGAGAACAGTTTGCAGATGGCATCACCAATGGGGCCTCCTGGTATTCTCTCAGCAAGG GCATGCAGGACTTTAATTATCTTTACACCAACTGCTTCGAGATCACTCTGGAGCTGAGCTGCGATAAATTTCCTCCTCAAAAGGACCTGGAGAAGGAGTGGCTCGCGAATCGTGAGGCGCTCATCACCTACTTAGAGGAG GTTCATCAGGGTATCAAAGGGCTGGTGTCCGATGAGAACAACAATGGGATTGCAGGTGCTGTGATTTCTGTCAATGGGATCGGCCATGATGTCACTTCCG GTGACCAGGGAGATTATTTCCGGTTGCTGCTGCCTGGCACTTACACCATCACTGCCTCAGCAGATGGGTATCGACCACAGACGGTGACAGTAACAGTTGGCCCAGCCGGGCCTTCGCTG
- the CPN1 gene encoding carboxypeptidase N catalytic chain isoform X1, whose product MSQLLWPLVRFLLLIEVAASVNFFHHRYEQLVQALFNVHNECPDITRIYTIGRSIQGRHLYVLEFSDNPGIHEPLEPEFKYVGNMHGNEVLGRELLLQLSEFLCEEYRRRNERITRLIWDTRIHILPSMNPDGYEVAANQDPDTIGYLTGRNNANGIDLNRNFPDLNTFMYYNEKNGGPNHHIPLPANWKSQVEPETLAVIHWMSRYNFVLSANLHGGALVANYPYDKAQEQRSRGYQRKSNTPSPTPDDKLFRKLAKAYSYAHHSMHQSPTCGEQFADGITNGASWYSLSKGMQDFNYLYTNCFEITLELSCDKFPPQKDLEKEWLANREALITYLEEVHQGIKGLVSDENNNGIAGAVISVNGIGHDVTSDGTEWESDRLRRGQRSGSLGDQGDYFRLLLPGTYTITASADGYRPQTVTVTVGPAGPSLVHFQLKQDTIKGPMEKKAPATSLSSKALQKKVVPRAARKKTQR is encoded by the exons ATGTCTCAATTGCTCTGGCCTCTTGTGAGATTCCTGCTTCTGATCGAAGTGGCAGCCTCTGTGAACTTTTTCCACCACCGCTATGAGCAGCTGGTGCAGGCCCTGTTCAATGTGCACAACGAGTGTCCTGATATCACCAGGATTTACACTATTGGCCGCAGCATCCAGGGGAGACATCTCTACGTCCTGGAATTCAGTGACAACCCTGGAATCCACGAACCCT TGGAGCCAGAGTTCAAGTATGTTGGGAACATGCATGGGAACGAGGttctgggcagggagctgctgctccagctctctGAATTCCTGTGTGAGGAGTATCGCCGGCGGAATGAACGGATCACACGGCTCATCTGGGACACACGCATCCACATCCTGCCCTCCATGAACCCAGATGGATATGAAGTGGCTGCCAACCAG GACCCGGACACCATTGGGTACCTGACAGGCAGGAACAACGCCAACGGAATTGACTTGAACCGTAACTTCCCTGATCTCAACACTTTCATGTACTACAATGAAAAAAACGGTGGCCCCAATCACCACATCCCTCTGCCAGCCAACTGGAAAAGCCAG GTGGAGCCAGAAACACTGGCTGTCATTCACTGGATGAGCCGCTACAACTTTGTCCTCTCAGCCAATCTCCACGGTGGAGCTCTAGTGGCGAATTACCCCTACGACAAAGCCCAGGAACAGCGAAGCCGGGGCTATCAGCGCAAAAGCAACACCCCGTCCCCCACTCCTGATGACAAGCTGTTCCGGAAG CTGGCCAAAGCCTATTCCTACGCCCATCACTCGATGCACCAGAGCCCAACCTGCGGAGAACAGTTTGCAGATGGCATCACCAATGGGGCCTCCTGGTATTCTCTCAGCAAGG GCATGCAGGACTTTAATTATCTTTACACCAACTGCTTCGAGATCACTCTGGAGCTGAGCTGCGATAAATTTCCTCCTCAAAAGGACCTGGAGAAGGAGTGGCTCGCGAATCGTGAGGCGCTCATCACCTACTTAGAGGAG GTTCATCAGGGTATCAAAGGGCTGGTGTCCGATGAGAACAACAATGGGATTGCAGGTGCTGTGATTTCTGTCAATGGGATCGGCCATGATGTCACTTCCG atggcacaGAGTGGGAGAGTGATAGATTACGCAGAGGACAgagatctggatcgcttg GTGACCAGGGAGATTATTTCCGGTTGCTGCTGCCTGGCACTTACACCATCACTGCCTCAGCAGATGGGTATCGACCACAGACGGTGACAGTAACAGTTGGCCCAGCCGGGCCTTCGCTG